The Manihot esculenta cultivar AM560-2 chromosome 1, M.esculenta_v8, whole genome shotgun sequence genome has a window encoding:
- the LOC110602005 gene encoding uncharacterized protein LOC110602005 isoform X2: MEEVSKLPLPEAFLDFLQANGLDASIYIASDTPRYIRLKPGSEGDLREIEAEINCNLERVAWLPGFFSLPPHLQIANSKAYKEGKIYGIDAASGAAVLALNISGGDNVLDLCAAPGSVTGVDIARHRLAACRTMLQKYALGDRCRLFVADGTTFSLGPVRKFSHSRSCESACKEDTFTEWTSRRPWKERKKARKARKPAASALIAESDSPELIFYGRDSGVLGTSKSELYQIVCRSEVLSRGYDKVLVDAECTHDGSIRHIQKYEHWGWETLHQRVLNAERTDNLTNLQIKLLTNGFKLLRLGGLLVYSTCSLTVSQNEDVVERFLKENASAELQEIDAAKDWPCKSGRIPKTLRFDPVTSQTSGLFVAKFTKLAI; the protein is encoded by the exons ATGGAAGAAGTTTCCAAGTTACCATTGCCAGAAGCTTTCCTCGATTTCCTCCAAGCAAATGGGCTTGACGCTTCTATCTATATTGCTAGCGATACCCCTCGCTATataag GTTGAAGCCTGGGAGCGAAGGTGACCTTCGAGAGATTGAGGCAGAGATAAACTGTAATCTTGAGAGAGTTGCTTGGTTACCTGGTTTTTTTTCTCTTCCGCCTCACCTTCAGATTGCTAATTCAAAGGCATACAAGGAAGGGAAG ATTTATGGAATTGATGCGGCTTCTGGGGCTGCTGTTTTAGCCCTGAATATCTCAGGAGGAGATAATGTTCTTGATCTCTGCGCTGCTCCTG GATCTGTAACTGGGGTTGATATTGCGAGGCATCGCCTAGCTGCTTGTAGAACAATGCTGCAGAAATATGCACTTGGCGATAGATGCAGACTGTTTGTTGCTGATGGAACAACATTTTCCCTTGGTCCTGTGAGAAAGTTTTCACATTCTAGGTCAT GTGAATCTGCATGTAAGGAAGACACATTCACGGAGTGGACTTCAAGGAGACCAtggaaagaaaggaaaaaagcaaggaaagcaaggaaacCAGCTGCTTCAGCATTGATTGCAGAAAGTGATAGTCCGGAACTAATTTTTTATGGGCGGGATTCTGGAGTACTTGGGACTAGCAAAAGTGAATTATATCAAATTGTGTGTAGGAGTGAAGTTTTGAGCCGTGGCTATGATAAG GTTCTTGTAGATGCAGAATGCACTCATGATGGGTCAATTAGACATATTCAAAAATATGAGCATTGGGGATGGGAAACCCTCCATCAACGTGTATTGAATGCGGAGAGAACTGATAATTTGACCAACCTTCAG ATCAAACTTCTAACAAATGGTTTTAAGCTGCTAAGACTTGGTGGTTTGCTTGTGTACAGCACTTGCAG TTTAACAGTTTCTCAGAATGAAGACGTGGTAGAAAGATTTCTCAAGGAAAATGCTTCTGCTG AGTTGCAGGAGATAGATGCTGCCAAAGATTGGCCATGTAAAAGTGGGCGGATACCCAAGACCTTGCGCTTTGATCCGGTAACTTCACAAACCAGTGGACTTTTTGTTGCAAAGTTCACAAAACTGGCCATTTAA
- the LOC110602035 gene encoding V-type proton ATPase subunit E isoform X2 encodes MNDADVSKQIQQMVRFIRQEAEEKANEISVSAEEEFNIEKLQLVEAEKKKIRQEYERKEKQVDVRKKIEYSMQLNASRIKVLQAQDDVVNSMKEAAGKDLLNVSRDNHVYKKLLNDLIVQSLLRLKEPSVLLRCRKEDLQLVESVLASAKQEYAEKVKVHAPEVIIDKNVYLPPAPSHHNAHGPYCSGGVVLASRDGKIVCENTLDARLDVVFRKKLPEKIAES; translated from the exons ATGAACGATGCAGATGTCTCCAAGCAGATCCAGCAGATGGTCAGATTCATCCGCCAGGAAGCCGAAGAGAAGGCCAACGAGATCTCAGTTTCTGCTGAAGAA GAATTCAATATTGAAAAGTTGCAGCTTGTAGAggcagagaagaagaagatcagGCAAGAGTATGAGCGTAAAGAGAAGCAAGTCGATGTTCGCAAAAAGAT CGAGTATTCCATGCAGCTTAATGCTTCTCGAATTAAAGTTCTTCAAGCCCAAGATGATGTGGTTAATTCCATGAAAGAGGCAGCAGGAAAGGATCTTCTGAATGTGAGTCGTGATAATCATGTGTACAAAAAGCTTCTGAATGATCTGATAGTTCAG AGTTTGCTCAGACTGAAGGAGCCTTCCGTCCTGCTGCGCTGCCGAAAAGAGGACCTGCAGCTGGTGGAGTCTGTCCTGGCTTCTGCAAAGCAGGAATATGCAGAGAAAGTAAAAGTTCATGCACCAGAAGTCATAATTGATAAAAATGTCTATCTTCCACCTGCTCCTAGTCATCATAATGCGCATGGTCCTTACTG CTCTGGAGGTGTGGTCCTGGCTTCTCGAGATGGGAAAATTGTGTGTGAGAATACCCTTGATGCACGGTTGGATGTTGTGTTCCGTAAAAAGCTTCCTGAG AAAATTGCTGAAAGTTAG
- the LOC110617414 gene encoding L10-interacting MYB domain-containing protein, translating into MASRVTRSRQQITQQPEPQSRARWTNGLTKIFADLMVEQVQKGNKINNNSFSKKAWNIMSDEFYQKTGLKWDKEQLKNRYAVMRRQHAIVKSLLSRSEFGLDASTGNIIASNQAWNDYIKGHPDAEPIRGSGCPIYKQLGVIFSEPLTNGNHDQPAEQEEEVPSSVPLKETLNAVQQEESPSESEDEDDVADNQEMVQPATHVATTTMHSTSTTTGAENITAGNRKRGRKGIDDAIAGAILHMAAASRLRTAAIKRISERYSVADCVKELDAMQGVEEGVYFAALDLFDNPNAREIFLSLKGEKRMIWLLCKCNASQVS; encoded by the exons ATGGCAAGCCGAGTTACGCGGTCGAGGCAACAAATAACTCAGCAGCCAGAACCACAATCGCGGGCTAGGTGGACAAATGGCCTAACTAAGATATTTGCAGACTTGATGGTTGAGCAGGTTCAGAAAGGgaataaaataaacaacaatTCTTTTAGTAAGAAAGCATGGAATATAATGTCTGATGAGTTTTATCAGAAGACTGGCTTGAAATGGGATAAGGAGCAGCTCAAGAACAGATATGCAGTTATGAGGAGGCAACACGCCATTGTAAAGTCACTTCTTAGTCGAAGTGAATTCGGTTTGGATGCATCTACTGGGAACATTATTGCCAGCAACCAAGCTTGGAATGATTACATAAAG GGACATCCTGATGCTGAGCCTATAAGAGGCAGTGGGTGCCCAATCTACAAACAGCTCGGTGTGATATTCTCTGAGCCATTAACCAATGGAAATCATGACCAGCCTGCTGAACAAGAGGAAGAGGTTCCTTCATCAGTCCCCCTTAAGGAGACTTTGAACGCTGTCCAACAGGAAGAATCCCCTTCAGAATCTGAGGATGAGGATGATGTGGCAGACAATCAAGAAATGGTTCAACCTGCCACACATGTTGCAACTACTACAATGCACAGTACTAGTACAACTACTGGTGCAGAGAATATAACTGCTGGTAATCGTAAACGAGGTCGCAAGGGGATTGATGATGCTATTGCAGGGGCTATATTGCACATGGCAGCTGCATCAAGGCTAAGGACAGCTGCCATAAAGCGAATTAGTGAGAGATACAGTGTAGCTGATTGCGTTAAGGAATTGGATGCAATGCAAGGTGTGGAAGAAGGAGTCTATTTTGCTGCTCTGGATTTGTTTGACAACCCTAATGCAAGGGAGATCTTCTTGTCTCTAAAAGGTGAAAAGCGGATGATTTGGTTGCTTTGCAAGTGTAATGCTAGCCAAGTATCATAA
- the LOC110629482 gene encoding protein NUCLEAR FUSION DEFECTIVE 4, translating into MCSLLPPISPAGKWLGFVTAIWVQAICGNNYTFSNYSDALKSLMALSQLELNNLSVAKDVGKAFGLISGLASDRWSTAVLLIIGSVEGLIGYGVQWLVVSQRIHPLPYWQMCIFLCMGGNSTTWMNTAVLVTCMRNFPKNRGPVSGILKGYVGLSTAIFTDICTALFSSNPSTFLLILAIVPAIVCLTAVLFLRETIPAADPAEGEQETRIFNVFNVIAIVVAVYLLAFDITGNHGHVLSLAFAVGLSLLLAAPLLVPLYSALLTVKCYSDIEQVNEPLLVDRKDSSTKQEPAEKVNFGIKQRPLIGEDHTILEMIQTFDFWILFLSFLCGVGTGMCVMNNMGQMGLALGYVDSSIFVSLTSIWGFFGRILSGLVSEHYLWKCGTPRPLWNAASQIVMCLGFVVMALALPGSLYIGSILVGICYGVRLTITVPVASELFGLKYYGLLYNILILNLPLGSFLFSGLLAGYLYDAEATSSTGGGNVCVGPHCYFLIFIIMAVATIVGFGLDVLLGFRTRKVYAKICADRKSCRSIVA; encoded by the exons ATGTGTTCACTGTTACCTCCTATATCACCAGCTGGAAAATGGCTGGGATTTGTTACTGCCATATGGGTGCAGGCAATATGTGGTAACAATTACACGTTTTCCAATTATTCTGATGCTCTGAAATCGCTCATGGCTCTCTCTCAACTGGAGCTCAATAATCTTTCTGTTGCTAAAGATGTTGGCAAGGCATTTGGGCTTATATCGGGGCTTGCTTCAGATCGGTGGTCAACTGCAGTGTTACTTATCATAGGATCAGTTGAAGGACTTATAGGATATGGGGTTCAATGGCTCGTTGTCAGCCAGCGGATTCATCCTCTACCATACTGGCAG ATGTGTATATTTCTGTGCATGGGAGGCAATAGCACAACATGGATGAACACGGCAGTACTGGTGACTTGTATGCGAAACTTCCCAAAAAATCGTGGTCCAGTCTCTGGAATCCTCAAGGGTTATGTAGGACTCAGCACAGCAATCTTCACTGATATCTGCACTGctcttttctcttccaaccCTTCTACATTTCTGCTTATTCTTGCCATTGTTCCAGCTATTGTTTGCCTTACTGCTGTTCTCTTCCTCCGGGAAACAATACCTGCTGCAGATCCGGCAGAAGGAGAACAAGAAACTCGAATTTTCAATGTCTTCAATGTCATTGCCATTGTAGTAGCTGTTTATCTCTTGGCATTTGACATCACTGGAAATCATGGCCATGTTCTTTCGCTAGCATTTGCAGTAGGACTGTCACTCCTGCTTGCTGCCCCATTACTTGTTCCTTTATACTCGGCTTTGCTCACGGTGAAATGCTATTCAGATATTGAACAAGTTAACGAACCATTACTCGTTGATCGAAAAGATTCATCAACCAAGCAAGAGCCGGCAGAGAAAGTGAACTTTGGGATAAAGCAACGGCCATTGATTGGGGAGGATCACACGATTCTTGAAATGATACAAACATTTGACTTCTGGATTCtgttcttatcgtttctttgtGGTGTGGGAACTGGGATGTGTGTGATGAACAACATGGGGCAGATGGGGCTGGCTCTAGGATATGTTGATTCATCCATTTTTGTGTCACTCACCAGCATATGGGGATTTTTCGGACGAATTTTATCAGGCCTAGTATCAGAACATTACCTCTG GAAATGTGGGACCCCAAGGCCTCTATGGAATGCAGCTTCACAAATTGTGATGTGTCTCGGATTTGTGGTGATGGCATTAGCCTTGCCTGGATCACTTTACATTGGTTCAATATTGGTAGGAATTTGCTATGGTGTTCGTCTGACAATAACAGTCCCAGTAGCCTCGGAACTATTTGGTCTGAAATACTATGGGTTGTTGTACAACATCCTTATCCTCAATCTTCCTTTGGGTTCCTTCCTCTTCTCTGGCCTGCTTGCTGGTTATCTCTATGATGCTGAAGCAACCAGTTCAACTGGAGGTGGCAACGTATGTGTTGGACCTCACTGTTATTTCCTCATCTTTATTATCATGGCTGTTGCCACTATCGTTGGATTTGGGCTGGATGTGCTACTGGGATTTAGAACAAGGAAAGTCTATGCCAAGATTTGTGCAGACAGGAAGTCTTGTAGGTCCATTGTTGCTTGA
- the LOC110602005 gene encoding rRNA (cytosine-C(5))-methyltransferase NOP2C isoform X1, translated as MEEVSKLPLPEAFLDFLQANGLDASIYIASDTPRYIRLKPGSEGDLREIEAEINCNLERVAWLPGFFSLPPHLQIANSKAYKEGKIYGIDAASGAAVLALNISGGDNVLDLCAAPGAKLCMIADLLGDSGSVTGVDIARHRLAACRTMLQKYALGDRCRLFVADGTTFSLGPVRKFSHSRSCESACKEDTFTEWTSRRPWKERKKARKARKPAASALIAESDSPELIFYGRDSGVLGTSKSELYQIVCRSEVLSRGYDKVLVDAECTHDGSIRHIQKYEHWGWETLHQRVLNAERTDNLTNLQIKLLTNGFKLLRLGGLLVYSTCSLTVSQNEDVVERFLKENASAELQEIDAAKDWPCKSGRIPKTLRFDPVTSQTSGLFVAKFTKLAI; from the exons ATGGAAGAAGTTTCCAAGTTACCATTGCCAGAAGCTTTCCTCGATTTCCTCCAAGCAAATGGGCTTGACGCTTCTATCTATATTGCTAGCGATACCCCTCGCTATataag GTTGAAGCCTGGGAGCGAAGGTGACCTTCGAGAGATTGAGGCAGAGATAAACTGTAATCTTGAGAGAGTTGCTTGGTTACCTGGTTTTTTTTCTCTTCCGCCTCACCTTCAGATTGCTAATTCAAAGGCATACAAGGAAGGGAAG ATTTATGGAATTGATGCGGCTTCTGGGGCTGCTGTTTTAGCCCTGAATATCTCAGGAGGAGATAATGTTCTTGATCTCTGCGCTGCTCCTG GTGCTAAACTTTGCATGATAGCGGACCTTCTTGGTGATTCAGGATCTGTAACTGGGGTTGATATTGCGAGGCATCGCCTAGCTGCTTGTAGAACAATGCTGCAGAAATATGCACTTGGCGATAGATGCAGACTGTTTGTTGCTGATGGAACAACATTTTCCCTTGGTCCTGTGAGAAAGTTTTCACATTCTAGGTCAT GTGAATCTGCATGTAAGGAAGACACATTCACGGAGTGGACTTCAAGGAGACCAtggaaagaaaggaaaaaagcaaggaaagcaaggaaacCAGCTGCTTCAGCATTGATTGCAGAAAGTGATAGTCCGGAACTAATTTTTTATGGGCGGGATTCTGGAGTACTTGGGACTAGCAAAAGTGAATTATATCAAATTGTGTGTAGGAGTGAAGTTTTGAGCCGTGGCTATGATAAG GTTCTTGTAGATGCAGAATGCACTCATGATGGGTCAATTAGACATATTCAAAAATATGAGCATTGGGGATGGGAAACCCTCCATCAACGTGTATTGAATGCGGAGAGAACTGATAATTTGACCAACCTTCAG ATCAAACTTCTAACAAATGGTTTTAAGCTGCTAAGACTTGGTGGTTTGCTTGTGTACAGCACTTGCAG TTTAACAGTTTCTCAGAATGAAGACGTGGTAGAAAGATTTCTCAAGGAAAATGCTTCTGCTG AGTTGCAGGAGATAGATGCTGCCAAAGATTGGCCATGTAAAAGTGGGCGGATACCCAAGACCTTGCGCTTTGATCCGGTAACTTCACAAACCAGTGGACTTTTTGTTGCAAAGTTCACAAAACTGGCCATTTAA
- the LOC110602005 gene encoding rRNA (cytosine-C(5))-methyltransferase NOP2C isoform X3 has translation MEEVSKLPLPEAFLDFLQANGLDASIYIASDTPRYIRLKPGSEGDLREIEAEINCNLERVAWLPGFFSLPPHLQIANSKAYKEGKIYGIDAASGAAVLALNISGGDNVLDLCAAPGAKLCMIADLLGDSGSVTGVDIARHRLAACRTMLQKYALGDRCRLFVADGTTFSLGPVRKFSHSRSCESACKEDTFTEWTSRRPWKERKKARKARKPAASALIAESDSPELIFYGRDSGVLGTSKSELYQIVCRSEVLSRGYDKVLVDAECTHDGSIRHIQKYEHWGWETLHQRVLNAERTDNLTNLQIKLLTNGFKLLRLGGLLVYSTCSLTVSQNEDVVERFLKENASAVPKVQRPCLLSDSITTKKSLL, from the exons ATGGAAGAAGTTTCCAAGTTACCATTGCCAGAAGCTTTCCTCGATTTCCTCCAAGCAAATGGGCTTGACGCTTCTATCTATATTGCTAGCGATACCCCTCGCTATataag GTTGAAGCCTGGGAGCGAAGGTGACCTTCGAGAGATTGAGGCAGAGATAAACTGTAATCTTGAGAGAGTTGCTTGGTTACCTGGTTTTTTTTCTCTTCCGCCTCACCTTCAGATTGCTAATTCAAAGGCATACAAGGAAGGGAAG ATTTATGGAATTGATGCGGCTTCTGGGGCTGCTGTTTTAGCCCTGAATATCTCAGGAGGAGATAATGTTCTTGATCTCTGCGCTGCTCCTG GTGCTAAACTTTGCATGATAGCGGACCTTCTTGGTGATTCAGGATCTGTAACTGGGGTTGATATTGCGAGGCATCGCCTAGCTGCTTGTAGAACAATGCTGCAGAAATATGCACTTGGCGATAGATGCAGACTGTTTGTTGCTGATGGAACAACATTTTCCCTTGGTCCTGTGAGAAAGTTTTCACATTCTAGGTCAT GTGAATCTGCATGTAAGGAAGACACATTCACGGAGTGGACTTCAAGGAGACCAtggaaagaaaggaaaaaagcaaggaaagcaaggaaacCAGCTGCTTCAGCATTGATTGCAGAAAGTGATAGTCCGGAACTAATTTTTTATGGGCGGGATTCTGGAGTACTTGGGACTAGCAAAAGTGAATTATATCAAATTGTGTGTAGGAGTGAAGTTTTGAGCCGTGGCTATGATAAG GTTCTTGTAGATGCAGAATGCACTCATGATGGGTCAATTAGACATATTCAAAAATATGAGCATTGGGGATGGGAAACCCTCCATCAACGTGTATTGAATGCGGAGAGAACTGATAATTTGACCAACCTTCAG ATCAAACTTCTAACAAATGGTTTTAAGCTGCTAAGACTTGGTGGTTTGCTTGTGTACAGCACTTGCAG TTTAACAGTTTCTCAGAATGAAGACGTGGTAGAAAGATTTCTCAAGGAAAATGCTTCTGCTG TTCCTAAAGTCCAAAGACCTTGTCTGCTTTCAGATTCTATTACAACAAAAAAGAGCTTGTTATAG
- the LOC110602035 gene encoding V-type proton ATPase subunit E isoform X1, which translates to MNDADVSKQIQQMVRFIRQEAEEKANEISVSAEEEFNIEKLQLVEAEKKKIRQEYERKEKQVDVRKKIEYSMQLNASRIKVLQAQDDVVNSMKEAAGKDLLNVSRDNHVYKKLLNDLIVQSLLRLKEPSVLLRCRKEDLQLVESVLASAKQEYAEKVKVHAPEVIIDKNVYLPPAPSHHNAHGPYCSGGVVLASRDGKIVCENTLDARLDVVFRKKLPEIRKRLFGQVAA; encoded by the exons ATGAACGATGCAGATGTCTCCAAGCAGATCCAGCAGATGGTCAGATTCATCCGCCAGGAAGCCGAAGAGAAGGCCAACGAGATCTCAGTTTCTGCTGAAGAA GAATTCAATATTGAAAAGTTGCAGCTTGTAGAggcagagaagaagaagatcagGCAAGAGTATGAGCGTAAAGAGAAGCAAGTCGATGTTCGCAAAAAGAT CGAGTATTCCATGCAGCTTAATGCTTCTCGAATTAAAGTTCTTCAAGCCCAAGATGATGTGGTTAATTCCATGAAAGAGGCAGCAGGAAAGGATCTTCTGAATGTGAGTCGTGATAATCATGTGTACAAAAAGCTTCTGAATGATCTGATAGTTCAG AGTTTGCTCAGACTGAAGGAGCCTTCCGTCCTGCTGCGCTGCCGAAAAGAGGACCTGCAGCTGGTGGAGTCTGTCCTGGCTTCTGCAAAGCAGGAATATGCAGAGAAAGTAAAAGTTCATGCACCAGAAGTCATAATTGATAAAAATGTCTATCTTCCACCTGCTCCTAGTCATCATAATGCGCATGGTCCTTACTG CTCTGGAGGTGTGGTCCTGGCTTCTCGAGATGGGAAAATTGTGTGTGAGAATACCCTTGATGCACGGTTGGATGTTGTGTTCCGTAAAAAGCTTCCTGAG ATCCGCAAGAGGCTCTTTGGTCAGGTGGCTGCATGA